In the genome of Campylobacter concisus, the window CTTTTCCCATTATCTCACGCTCATGAGCATGCTATAAATTTTTTGATCATGGAAATTTTAAGTGAGGCTATGCTCGGACTTTGCGCTGGGCTTTTGCTAAATATCGTTTTTGCAATACTTCAAATGGCTGGCGAGCAGATCTCTATGATCATGGGTTTTTCGATGGCTTCAGTGCTTGATCCGCAAACTGGTACAAATTCGCCAGTGATCGCAAATATTCTAAATTTTATCGCGCTTCTTGCATTTTTGATGCTTGATGGACACCATTTGATATTACAGTTTTATTCCACTTCACTTTCTGCTATACCGCTTGGAGATTTTTATCCAAGAAGTGGTGTGATGAGCTACGCCCTAAAGCTTTTTGGCAATCTTTTTATGTTTGGATTTGTTCTGGCTTTTCCTATCATCGCACTTTCTATACTTTCGGATGCTATTTTTGGCATGCTTATGAAAACTATGCCACAATTTAACCTATTAGTCGTTGGTTATCCTATTAAGGTAAGTATCGGCTTTTCGGTTTTGATAGCTATTTTAGCTGGCATTATAAAAATCATAACTGATATGATGGTGCAGATTTTAAACGATATGCCAGCACTATTTTTTTAAGTAAATAGCAATGAAATTTATCATAGAATACAGCCTCAAGCTCTTCAAGGAGGGATTATGAAAGTTGCACTTGTAAACAAAAACCCCGCAGTTTCTCGCCTTATAACGTTAAGTTTAAATAAGCTAGGCATAGAATATAGCGAATTTGACGATGTTAATAGTGTTGGCGATCAATTTGATTATATTATCATCGATAGTGATATGGATAGCAGTGATGTTGATTTAAATCAAAAGATAATGTATCTAGCACCTAGAGGCGGTGAAAAGCCAGATTTTGCTGATGTTATGCTTGAAAAGCCCTTTTTACCAACAGAATTTATTAGTTTGTTTGAACAAAACAAAGATACTGACAATGATAAAGAACTTGAGCTTGGATTAGATGAGCCTACAAATTTTAATGACTTTGACGAAAGTAATAAAAACTTTGATGATTTAGAAAATTTTGAGCTTCCAGAAATTGATATGGGTCTTGAAAATTTAGCAAAAGAAGATGATAAGGCAGATAAATTTGATAATGAGGCTTTAGATGACGAGTTTTTAAAAGAGGAGCTAAGTGAACTAGAGACCGAGGATTTAAAGGATAAAGATATCAGTTTTGATGAAACAGACACTGAACTCATAGATGATGATATTATAAATGACATAGCTAGCAAGTATATGGCTGATTCAGAAGATATAGATAAATCCTTAGAGCAAAACAATGAGCCGCCTGTGATAAAAGAAGAGCATAGCAATGACTTTGATGAGCTTAGTTCGCTTGTAGATGAGATAGATGATATGGGTGAGAGCGACTTGGCAGATGAAGAGGCGAAAAACGAGCTTGATAAAATGGTTGAGCAAAATTCTCAAAATTTAGAAACTACCGAGCTTAATGAAGATTTTGTAGATGATATAAGCCAAAGTAAAAAAGAGCTAAGCGAGATCGAGTCTTTGGATAAAGAGCTAAACGAAGAAGCTAGCGAAGATAGTGAAAATTTTGATGAGCTAGAGACTGATTTTGGTAGTGATGAAAAATTTGAGCCTGAAAGCAGCGAGATAAATTTGATAGATGAAGCTAGTCAAAATTTAGAGGAAGATATAGATAAAGAATCTACCCAAGAAACAGAGGAGATTTCTTTGGATGAAGATATAGACCTTGAAAAAGAGCCAACTAAAGAAGATCATGAAGAAATTTCTGAAGAAGTCCTTGCTCAAGAAGATCTAGGTATGGTAGATGAGACATTTGAGGAAGAAAATTTTAAAGAAGAGACGTTGGGTAGCCCAAATTTTAATGTAGCATCTATTGAAGAAATAGATGAAAATACGATGCAAGCAGCATTTGGATTAAATAATGCACCACAAACTAGCTCATGCAATGAAACAAAAATCGATACTGATTATAAAGAAGAGCTAACCAAAAAGATCACAAAACACGTCCATG includes:
- a CDS encoding flagellar biosynthetic protein FliR, translated to MELVEFFGADKVITFMLLFARLSGLIVFFPFFSHNQIPLSVKTLLVFALCVVLFPLSHAHEHAINFLIMEILSEAMLGLCAGLLLNIVFAILQMAGEQISMIMGFSMASVLDPQTGTNSPVIANILNFIALLAFLMLDGHHLILQFYSTSLSAIPLGDFYPRSGVMSYALKLFGNLFMFGFVLAFPIIALSILSDAIFGMLMKTMPQFNLLVVGYPIKVSIGFSVLIAILAGIIKIITDMMVQILNDMPALFF